The following coding sequences lie in one Spinacia oleracea cultivar Varoflay chromosome 1, BTI_SOV_V1, whole genome shotgun sequence genomic window:
- the LOC110802318 gene encoding adenylylsulfatase HINT3 isoform X2 — protein MDFEAPQRRRIAVLCSHLCPSHIDSRNTQIVSTSNCSSESTTTQLQTRDLAKNPSSKKDCVFCQIICGNSPAFKLYEDDMCLCILDTSPLSRGHSLLIPKRHFCSLDTTPPSVMAAMCSKLPFISNAIKKAAGCDSFNLVVNNGAAAGQVIFHTHIHIIPRKLHDRLWDTESLRRLSLKLDEEAPHLVESIREHLSLANSEEECKDQASALAGNCRE, from the exons ATGGATTTTGAAGCTCCTCAACGACGTCGTATAGCTGTATTGTGTTCTCATCTCTGTCCTTCCCACATCGATTCACGCAATACCCAAATCGTATCTACTTCGAATTGCTCTTCTGAGTCAACAACCACTCAGCTTCAAACTAGGGATTTGGCGAAAAACCCCAGTTCTAAAAAAGATTGTGTTTTTTGCCAGATTATTTGCGGCAATTCCCCCGCTTTCAAG CTTTACGAAGATGATATGTGCCTTTGCATTTTGGATACAAGTCCACTCAGTCGTGG GCACTCTCTTCTTATTCCAAAACGTCATTTTTGTTCCTTGGATACGACTCCTCCATCT GTGATGGCTGCCATGTGCTCAAAACTACCCTTCATTAGCAATGCAATTAAGAAAGCTGCAGGCTGTG ATTCCTTCAATCTTGTGGTCAACAACGGTGCTGCTGCTGGCCAAGTCATATTCCAT ACACACATCCATATAATTCCACGGAAGTTGCATGATCGCTTGTGGGATACAGAG AGCTTGAGGCGGCTATCTTTGAAATTGGATGAGGAGGCACCTCATCTTGTAGAAAGCATTCGAGAACATCTTTCGCTTGCAAACAGTGAGGAAGAATGCAAGGATCAAGCTTCAGCTTTGGCTGGGAATTGTAGAGAATGA
- the LOC110802318 gene encoding adenylylsulfatase HINT3 isoform X1, with translation MDFEAPQRRRIAVLCSHLCPSHIDSRNTQIVSTSNCSSESTTTQLQTRDLAKNPSSKKDCVFCQIICGNSPAFKLYEDDMCLCILDTSPLSRGHSLLIPKRHFCSLDTTPPSVMAAMCSKLPFISNAIKKAAGCGSGDSVTFGEFANHKVTLEFCKTQDSFNLVVNNGAAAGQVIFHTHIHIIPRKLHDRLWDTESLRRLSLKLDEEAPHLVESIREHLSLANSEEECKDQASALAGNCRE, from the exons ATGGATTTTGAAGCTCCTCAACGACGTCGTATAGCTGTATTGTGTTCTCATCTCTGTCCTTCCCACATCGATTCACGCAATACCCAAATCGTATCTACTTCGAATTGCTCTTCTGAGTCAACAACCACTCAGCTTCAAACTAGGGATTTGGCGAAAAACCCCAGTTCTAAAAAAGATTGTGTTTTTTGCCAGATTATTTGCGGCAATTCCCCCGCTTTCAAG CTTTACGAAGATGATATGTGCCTTTGCATTTTGGATACAAGTCCACTCAGTCGTGG GCACTCTCTTCTTATTCCAAAACGTCATTTTTGTTCCTTGGATACGACTCCTCCATCT GTGATGGCTGCCATGTGCTCAAAACTACCCTTCATTAGCAATGCAATTAAGAAAGCTGCAGGCTGTG GGTCCGGAGACAG TGTCACGTTTGGGGAGTTTGCAAATCACAAGGTCACTTTAGAATTTTGCAAAACACAAG ATTCCTTCAATCTTGTGGTCAACAACGGTGCTGCTGCTGGCCAAGTCATATTCCAT ACACACATCCATATAATTCCACGGAAGTTGCATGATCGCTTGTGGGATACAGAG AGCTTGAGGCGGCTATCTTTGAAATTGGATGAGGAGGCACCTCATCTTGTAGAAAGCATTCGAGAACATCTTTCGCTTGCAAACAGTGAGGAAGAATGCAAGGATCAAGCTTCAGCTTTGGCTGGGAATTGTAGAGAATGA
- the LOC110802362 gene encoding L-ascorbate peroxidase 3, whose translation MSHAQLKAEQIVDEEYLKQIEGARRHLHCLLQNDKQFAPILLRLAFHDAGTYDAKTKTGGPNGSIRNELSNPPNNGVKNAIDFCEQVKVKYPKVTYADLYQLAGMVAVEVTGGPIIPFVSGRPDAPNEQDSGALPNPNGGSNHLKDIFYRMGLNNRDIVVLSGAHTLGRAHKDRSGFDGPFTEQPLKFDNSYYVNLRKPDIPGLVKFPSDKVLAEDPDFRRYVQLYAKDEKVFFAHYAESHKKMSELGFHPRAPCSCSAMKA comes from the exons ATGTCACACGCACAGTTGAAAGCAGAGCAGATTGTGGATGAAGAGTACTTGAAACAAATTGAAGGAGCTCGTAGACATCTTCATTGTCTTCTGCAAAACGATAAGCAGTTTGCTCCAATCTTGCTTCGCTTAGC ATTTCATGATGCGGGTACTTATGACGCGAAAACAAAGACAGGAGGTCCAAATGGTTCGATTAGGAATGAGTTGAGCAATCCTCCCAACAATGGTGTTAAAAATGCTATTGATTTTTGCG AACAAGTGAAGGTCAAGTACCCCAAGGTTACTTATGCTGACCTTTACCAG CTAGCTGGTATGGTTGCAGTTGAAGTTACTGGAGGTCCGATTATCCCTTTTGTCTCCGGCCGTCCG GATGCCCCGAATGAACAAGACAGTGGAGCTCTTCCAAATCCCAATGGAG GATCCAATCATCTGAAAGATATATTTTACCGAATGGGCTTGAACAATAGGGATATTGTTGTTTTATCTGGAGCTCACACACTG GGTCGAGCACACAAGGATAGGTCAGGTTTTGATGGTCCTTTCACCGAACAACCTTTGAAGTTCGACAATTCCTATTATGT AAACTTGAGGAAGCCTGACATTCCTGGACTGGTGAAATTCCCCTCGGATAAAGTTCTCGCTGAGGATCCTGATTTCCGTCGCTATGTTCAACTGTATGCAAAG GATGAGAAGGTGTTCTTCGCACACTATGCTGAGTCACACAAGAAGATGTCGGAGCTCGGGTTTCACCCACGTGCACCTTGCTCTTGCTCTGCTATGAAAGCTTGA
- the LOC110802347 gene encoding serine/threonine-protein kinase OXI1 — translation MKEHSIVQKLELNQLKVFGPVGRGAKGVVFHVKIDDFSEDLALKVVLKSTIKTKSEKLSNGVVEVQNRVFFEQQVLREFNHPLLPKLKGVLETENIFGYAIDYCSGGSLNSLRKLQVEKMFSDDIIRFYGAEIVLALEYLHEKGIVYRDLKPENVLIQENGHLMLVDFDLSTKLAPKSPKNRPSFESVKTAELEKKKTQLPRLSSFYKCGKSGFSLEDSVNSEKLQPVAPNKLSFESDSVGKSNSFVGTEEYVAPEIILGNGHDYAVDWWSFGVVLYEMLYGTTPFRGVNRKETFHRIISKSPDLVGETTALRDLIRKLLEKDPKVRISLEEIKGHDFFKGVDWDMILRLIRPPYIPDQEEMGEESIDGIKAIDVESIVYGIFKKEGNKNCEENNDLKNKINEENIKRGVWVEGLEQPSMSSNFLVF, via the exons ATGAAAGAGCACTCAATTGTGCAAAAATTGGAGTTAAATCAACTGAAAGTGTTCGGCCCAGTTGGAAGAGGAGCAAAAGGGGTTGTTTTTCATGTAAAAATCGACGATTTTAGTGAAGATTTGGCGCTAAAGGTGGTCTTGAAATCCACCATTAAAACCAAAAGTGAGAAACTCAGTAATGGGGTTGTTGAAGTGCAAAACAGAGTATTTTTTGAGCAGCAAGTTTTGAGGGAATTTAATCATCCCCTTCTGCCTAAACTTAAAGGGGTTCTTGAAACTGAGAATATTTTCGGGTATGCAATTGATTATTGCTCTGGTGGTAGTCTTAATTCTTTGAGGAAGCTACAGGTTGAGAAGATGTTCTCTGATGATATTATCAG GTTTTATGGGGCTGAGATTGTATTGGCATTAGAGTACTTGCACGAGAAGGGGATTGTTTACAGAGATTTGAAGCCAGAAAATGTGTTAATTCAAGAGAATGGTCATTTAATGTTGGTAGATTTTGATCTTTCAACCAAACTCGCTCCAAAATCGCCGAAGAATCGGCCGAGTTTTGAATCAGTGAAGACGGCCGAGTTAGAGAAGAAGAAAACCCAGCTGCCCAGATTATCTTCGTTCTACAAATGCGGTAAATCTGGATTTTCGCTGGAAGATTCAGTCAATTCGGAAAAGTTACAACCTGTTGCACCGAACAAATTATCGTTCGAGTCAGACTCGGTGGGGAAATCTAACTCGTTTGTTGGGACGGAGGAGTACGTGGCACCGGAGATCATCTTAGGAAACGGCCACGACTACGCCGTGGATTGGTGGAGCTTCGGCGTTGTTTTATACGAAATGTTGTACGGTACGACACCGTTTAGAGGCGTAAATAGAAAAGAAACTTTTCACAGAATAATTTCTAAGTCACCTGATCTGGTCGGTGAAACGACAGCGTTAAGGGACTTGATCAGGAAATTACTTGAGAAAGATCCAAAGGTGAGGATTTCATTGGAGGAAATCAAGGGTCATGATTTCTTCAAGGGGGTTGATTGGGACATGATCCTACGGCTTATAAGGCCTCCCTATATTCCTGATCAAGAAGAAATGGGAGAGGAGAGTATAGATGGAATTAAAGCAATTGATGTAGAGTCAATTGTTTATGGAATATTTAAAAAAGAAGGTAATAAAAATTGTGAGGAAAATAatgatttaaaaaataaaataaatgaagaaaatatAAAAAGAGGTGTGTGGGTTGAAGGGTTGGAGCAACCTTCAATGTCAAGCAATTTTTTGGTGTTCTAA
- the LOC110802318 gene encoding adenylylsulfatase HINT3 isoform X3, protein MDFEAPQRRRIAVLCSHLCPSHIDSRNTQIVSTSNCSSESTTTQLQTRDLAKNPSSKKDCVFCQIICGNSPAFKLYEDDMCLCILDTSPLSRGHSLLIPKRHFCSLDTTPPSVMAAMCSKLPFISNAIKKAAGCGSGDSVTFGEFANHKVTLEFCKTQGCPWKILNPVLATDSDFRIA, encoded by the exons ATGGATTTTGAAGCTCCTCAACGACGTCGTATAGCTGTATTGTGTTCTCATCTCTGTCCTTCCCACATCGATTCACGCAATACCCAAATCGTATCTACTTCGAATTGCTCTTCTGAGTCAACAACCACTCAGCTTCAAACTAGGGATTTGGCGAAAAACCCCAGTTCTAAAAAAGATTGTGTTTTTTGCCAGATTATTTGCGGCAATTCCCCCGCTTTCAAG CTTTACGAAGATGATATGTGCCTTTGCATTTTGGATACAAGTCCACTCAGTCGTGG GCACTCTCTTCTTATTCCAAAACGTCATTTTTGTTCCTTGGATACGACTCCTCCATCT GTGATGGCTGCCATGTGCTCAAAACTACCCTTCATTAGCAATGCAATTAAGAAAGCTGCAGGCTGTG GGTCCGGAGACAG TGTCACGTTTGGGGAGTTTGCAAATCACAAGGTCACTTTAGAATTTTGCAAAACACAAG GATGTCCCTGGAAAATATTGAATCCTGTACTTGCAACAGACTCTGATTTTAGGATTGCTTGA
- the LOC110802381 gene encoding L-ascorbate peroxidase 3: MAATTKSIVDVEYLKQIEGARKDLLDLLQKNKKFSPIVLRLAFHEAGTYDAKTKTGGPNGSIRNELNNPANNGIKVGVDFCEQVKGKHPKVTYADFYQLAGVIAVEVTGGPKIPFFPGRPDAPSQQDSGALPNPNGDAKHLRDIFYRMGLNDRDIVALSGSHTLGRANQDRSGFDGPFTEDPFKFDNSYFVNLRKSDTPGLVKFPTDKVLVEDPAFSRYVQLYAKDEKTFFAHYAESHKKMSELGFRPPSPVVKA, translated from the exons ATGGCAGCAACAACAAAGAGCATTGTAGATGTTGAATATCTGAAACAAATTGAGGGAGCTCGTAAAGACCTTCTTGATCTTCTTCAGAAGAACAAGAAGTTTTCTCCCATTGTGCTTCGTTTAGC ATTTCATGAAGCGGGTACTTATGACGCCAAAACTAAAACAGGAGGTCCAAATGGTTCGATTAGGAATGAGTTGAACAACCCTGCCAACAACGGTATCAAAGTTGGAGTTGATTTTTGCG AACAAGTGAAGGGTAAACACCCCAAAGTTACTTATGCTGACTTTTACCAG CTTGCTGGAGTAATTGCTGTTGAAGTTACTGGAGGCCCTAAGATCCCATTTTTCCCGGGTCGACCC GATGCGCCAAGTCAACAAGACAGTGGAGCTCTTCCAAACCCCAATGGAG ATGCCaagcatcttagggatatatttTATCGTATGGGGTTGAACGATAGGGATATCGTTGCTCTATCAGGATCTCACACACTG GGTCGAGCAAATCAGGATAGATCAGGTTTTGATGGTCCTTTCACCGAGGATCCTTTCAAATTCGATAATTCGTATTTTGT AAACTTGAGGAAGAGTGACACCCCTGGACTGGTGAAATTCCCCACTGACAAAGTTCTTGTGGAAGATCCTGCTTTCAGTCGCTATGTTCAACTCTATGCTAAG GATGAAAAGACTTTCTTCGCACACTATGCGGAATCACACAAGAAGATGTCGGAGCTCGGGTTTCGCCCACCAAGCCCGGTCGTGAAAGCTTGA